One window from the genome of Rufibacter tibetensis encodes:
- a CDS encoding DUF4175 family protein has product MPHLTSHITPSTTILAQVRKQYLRQKAGVLALQEVGVIAPLLVWMYRDWGGVGGGTAGVLLVFLTIGLQAMRWRERQKRTDLGKIARHLNWRYPQLEESTELLLQPDEQLGVLPQLQRQHVATILEQISPKEAASVSFKSGWIMLMVGLALAVSLWFLPDFTQTQNKSAASAPGTSTNVNEPVMQPKAILPSIEQMNIRISPPSYTRKASYAVTTPSFKVETGAQVTWTVETNQAASSLQHLVSNQKPLQLRRVSGQQNTYTASLTVTQSSLYYLRLNGQASDFYSIEVIPDEAPSITVQKPKQYIEILFGEPQRVTVQATLRDEYGLQSAELIATVAKGEGEAVKFREQRIPLNLSFAGQPRQLQLNQTLNLQQLGMTYGDELYFYLQARDNHRGYTRTEAFLVEIEDTTVVETMDDLSLGVNPNPEYFRSQRQIIIDTEKLVQEQKGLSQPVFQERSNNIGVDQKLLRLRYGKFLGEEFESNIGAAGLPPELAEGHTLDDGHDHFPKQGASEHEAKMGELLDPYLHKHDQEEAATFFEPAIKAQLKGALAQMWEAELRLRTARPKEALPFEYKALRMLKDVQQKSRVYVKKSGFEPPPLKEPEKRLTGDISKVQTYQAQRKETPAETAIATRQALQRVAQLRLGIKPTASDAAILEQAGQELGKAAVREPGAYLRALQGVRQITQDIRAERSLCADCLTRVEAALHRFLPVSTKSPQKPVSSGTPKKLAQDYFNRLN; this is encoded by the coding sequence TTGCCTCACCTTACCTCCCATATTACCCCATCTACGACCATTCTGGCACAGGTACGGAAGCAGTACCTCCGCCAGAAAGCGGGTGTACTGGCGCTGCAGGAAGTAGGCGTGATAGCACCCTTGCTGGTGTGGATGTACCGCGACTGGGGCGGAGTGGGCGGAGGAACAGCAGGTGTGCTTTTGGTTTTTTTGACGATTGGGTTACAAGCCATGCGGTGGCGTGAACGTCAAAAGAGAACAGACCTAGGCAAAATAGCGCGGCACCTAAACTGGAGGTACCCGCAACTGGAAGAAAGCACTGAATTGCTACTCCAGCCTGATGAACAATTAGGGGTATTACCACAGCTGCAACGGCAACATGTTGCCACCATACTGGAACAGATTTCACCAAAAGAAGCTGCTTCGGTCAGCTTTAAGAGCGGCTGGATCATGTTGATGGTCGGATTAGCCTTAGCCGTAAGCCTCTGGTTTTTACCTGATTTTACGCAAACACAAAACAAATCTGCGGCTTCTGCTCCCGGCACCTCGACCAACGTGAATGAACCCGTGATGCAGCCTAAAGCGATTCTGCCATCTATCGAGCAGATGAACATCCGTATCTCACCGCCCTCCTACACCCGCAAGGCTTCCTATGCAGTAACTACGCCTTCGTTCAAAGTGGAAACTGGTGCGCAGGTAACCTGGACGGTAGAGACAAACCAAGCGGCGTCTTCTTTGCAGCACCTGGTGAGCAACCAAAAGCCCCTTCAACTGAGGCGAGTATCTGGGCAGCAAAACACCTACACCGCCTCCCTTACGGTTACCCAATCCTCCTTATATTACTTGCGCCTGAACGGGCAGGCCTCGGACTTTTATTCCATAGAGGTCATTCCTGACGAGGCTCCGTCCATTACCGTGCAAAAGCCGAAGCAGTACATCGAGATTCTGTTCGGGGAGCCGCAACGGGTGACGGTGCAAGCCACCCTTCGAGATGAGTATGGACTTCAATCTGCGGAACTGATTGCCACAGTGGCCAAAGGCGAGGGCGAAGCAGTGAAGTTTCGGGAACAGCGCATCCCGCTGAACCTTTCCTTTGCCGGACAACCTCGGCAACTGCAACTAAACCAAACCCTGAACTTGCAGCAACTGGGCATGACCTACGGCGATGAGCTGTACTTCTACCTTCAGGCACGGGACAATCACCGGGGCTACACACGTACTGAGGCCTTTCTGGTGGAGATTGAGGACACCACCGTGGTGGAAACCATGGATGATCTCTCGCTGGGCGTGAACCCCAATCCAGAGTATTTCCGGAGTCAGCGCCAAATCATTATTGACACCGAGAAACTAGTGCAGGAGCAGAAAGGGCTTTCGCAACCTGTGTTTCAGGAACGGTCCAACAACATTGGAGTAGACCAAAAGCTGCTGCGCCTGCGCTACGGCAAGTTCCTGGGCGAGGAGTTTGAGTCCAACATTGGCGCCGCCGGATTGCCGCCAGAGTTAGCCGAAGGCCACACCCTGGATGACGGCCATGACCATTTCCCTAAACAGGGAGCTAGCGAGCACGAAGCCAAAATGGGCGAGCTGCTGGACCCCTACCTGCACAAGCACGACCAGGAAGAAGCTGCTACGTTCTTTGAACCCGCCATCAAAGCGCAACTCAAAGGCGCGCTGGCTCAGATGTGGGAAGCAGAACTCAGGTTGCGTACCGCCCGGCCCAAAGAAGCCCTGCCGTTTGAGTACAAAGCCCTGCGCATGCTCAAAGACGTGCAGCAGAAATCACGGGTGTACGTGAAGAAAAGCGGGTTTGAACCGCCTCCCCTCAAGGAACCTGAGAAACGCCTCACCGGCGATATTAGCAAAGTGCAGACGTACCAGGCCCAACGCAAGGAAACACCTGCAGAAACTGCCATCGCAACCCGTCAAGCCCTCCAACGCGTAGCGCAACTGCGGCTAGGCATCAAACCTACGGCTTCAGATGCGGCCATACTGGAGCAGGCCGGGCAGGAATTAGGCAAAGCCGCCGTGCGGGAACCTGGGGCTTACCTGCGGGCGCTGCAGGGTGTGCGGCAGATCACCCAAGACATCAGGGCAGAACGATCCCTTTGCGCCGATTGCCTCACGCGGGTAGAAGCTGCGCTGCATCGTTTTCTGCCGGTTTCTACCAAATCGCCGCAGAAACCGGTTTCCTCTGGAACTCCTAAGAAACTGGCGCAGGACTACTTTAATCGGCTAAACTAA
- a CDS encoding BatA domain-containing protein codes for MFQFLNPAWLWAAASVAVPIAIHLWNKKPPHTVLVGSIRWLQPSESRKLSSLRLTEPWLLLLRCLLLVLLAGVLAGPIWKHEVPAVQEKHVYLHPELLHSRYLPQIAATVDSLAFKGWQVHRLQPSFPKLALNEETPLQTFQSDSLPSDTTNAWAMLRVLNRSLPPNAQAWIFATDLLRHQRGELPSVRSGITWVPVSVPQTNTWLQEAYYTTSGQLLLRFGKSDAQEVTFLERKVAKPIAGQTITVPDAPAVKFTSHATTDSLTLLDGARNSIPLPKQLLQVLVRHSKSRQADARYMRAALQTALKYKGIAYTLTLSSEPQALPYTGPDWVFWLTDEPLAPFLARFPEKKLKTLQDAPGGGRIQKAESWLQISSIAQPVPLHQRTSASKKLAAEVLWQDGFGNPMLTQEQDSLQTHYRFYSRFHPAWNDLPNTGHFPELLLRLLFPEETSWRTRFDTRTLLKETEQPRAFTGTIPETAPKTEKMLDLKPWLVGVLALLLALERWLAGRKASKI; via the coding sequence TTGTTCCAGTTCCTGAATCCGGCGTGGTTGTGGGCCGCCGCCAGCGTGGCAGTACCCATTGCCATTCACTTGTGGAATAAAAAGCCGCCCCATACGGTTCTGGTAGGCAGTATCCGTTGGCTCCAGCCCTCTGAAAGCCGAAAACTGAGCAGTCTGCGTCTCACCGAGCCCTGGCTTCTACTCCTTCGCTGCCTGCTTCTGGTGCTGCTTGCCGGGGTACTAGCTGGTCCCATTTGGAAGCACGAAGTACCCGCCGTTCAAGAGAAACACGTCTATTTACACCCCGAACTGCTGCACTCCCGCTACCTTCCGCAGATTGCTGCCACCGTAGACTCTTTGGCGTTTAAAGGCTGGCAAGTGCACCGTTTACAGCCTAGTTTCCCTAAACTAGCCTTGAACGAGGAAACGCCTCTCCAAACCTTTCAATCAGATAGTCTGCCTTCTGACACCACCAACGCCTGGGCGATGCTGCGCGTGCTCAATCGAAGCCTACCACCCAACGCCCAAGCCTGGATCTTCGCCACCGATCTGCTTCGGCACCAACGTGGCGAGCTCCCTTCTGTGCGCTCTGGCATTACCTGGGTTCCGGTAAGCGTTCCGCAAACCAACACCTGGCTACAGGAGGCGTACTATACCACCTCAGGGCAACTGCTGCTGCGCTTCGGGAAAAGCGATGCCCAAGAGGTGACGTTTCTGGAGCGAAAAGTCGCCAAACCCATCGCCGGACAGACGATCACCGTACCTGATGCCCCAGCCGTAAAATTTACTTCTCACGCCACCACTGATTCTCTCACTTTACTAGACGGTGCCAGGAATTCCATTCCGCTGCCCAAACAACTGCTGCAAGTGCTGGTACGCCATTCAAAATCCCGGCAAGCCGATGCGCGGTACATGCGAGCTGCCTTGCAAACTGCCCTGAAATATAAAGGCATAGCTTATACCCTAACCCTTTCCTCTGAGCCCCAGGCCCTCCCGTATACGGGTCCTGATTGGGTTTTCTGGTTAACCGATGAACCACTTGCTCCCTTTCTGGCCCGTTTTCCAGAAAAGAAGCTAAAAACCCTGCAAGATGCCCCTGGCGGTGGCCGCATCCAAAAAGCAGAAAGCTGGCTGCAAATTTCTAGCATTGCGCAGCCCGTCCCTTTACACCAACGCACCTCGGCTTCAAAGAAACTAGCCGCTGAAGTTCTGTGGCAAGACGGCTTCGGGAACCCCATGCTTACCCAAGAGCAAGACTCGCTGCAAACCCATTACCGGTTCTACAGCCGCTTTCACCCTGCCTGGAACGACTTGCCCAATACTGGACACTTCCCGGAACTGCTCCTGCGGCTGCTTTTTCCGGAAGAAACCTCCTGGCGTACTCGTTTTGACACCCGTACGTTGCTGAAAGAGACGGAACAGCCCCGGGCGTTTACCGGCACTATTCCAGAAACTGCGCCTAAAACAGAGAAGATGCTTGATTTGAAACCGTGGTTGGTGGGAGTGCTGGCATTGTTGCTGGCATTGGAGCGGTGGCTGGCGGGGAGAAAGGCGAGCAAAATATGA
- a CDS encoding RNA methyltransferase, producing the protein MTRNKAQYEGYFGIGIMEPKTEENVGTLWRSASILGASFLFTIGRRYKKQASDTGRSWKEIPLFHYTDFDDFYQHLPYSCQLVGVELDAKAVLVEQFQHPERCIYLLGSEDHGLSNAVRTRCHHLVQLPGTSSMNVASAGSIMLYDRHLKTHLLPGADQPS; encoded by the coding sequence ATGACGCGAAACAAGGCACAGTATGAAGGCTATTTCGGGATTGGGATTATGGAACCGAAGACCGAGGAAAACGTGGGCACGCTCTGGCGGTCGGCTTCCATCCTGGGGGCTAGTTTCCTGTTTACAATCGGCCGACGGTACAAGAAACAGGCCTCAGACACGGGCCGAAGCTGGAAGGAAATTCCGCTGTTCCACTATACAGACTTTGATGATTTCTACCAGCACCTGCCCTACAGTTGCCAATTGGTGGGTGTAGAGCTGGACGCGAAAGCAGTGCTCGTAGAACAGTTTCAACACCCCGAGCGGTGCATTTACCTGTTGGGCTCTGAAGACCACGGCCTCTCCAATGCAGTGCGGACGAGGTGCCACCACCTGGTGCAACTGCCCGGCACCAGTTCCATGAACGTGGCCTCAGCGGGTTCCATCATGCTCTATGACCGGCACCTCAAAACCCACTTGCTGCCGGGTGCCGACCAGCCCTCCTAA